A stretch of the Thiomicrorhabdus xiamenensis genome encodes the following:
- a CDS encoding aminotransferase class V-fold PLP-dependent enzyme produces the protein MKAKFAEIREQFPILRQEENGQSLVYLDNGATSQKPERVIKAVDDYYRWQNANVHRGVYGLSERATELYEGARETARQFLNAKSTREIVFVRGVTEAINLVAQSWARANLKAGDEVIITEMEHHSNIVPWQLLRDQIGIRLSVLRINQKGEVCLNALKGMVSEKTKLLAVTQMSNALGTINPVKEMAEIARSVGAKVLVDGAQATPHMQVDVQDIDCDFYALSGHKMYGPTGIGVLYAKEALLEAMPPYQGGGDMIYSVTFDKTEYNVLPYKFEAGTPHIEGAIGLGEAMKFLQDIGLDEIAAYEAELLTYATERLKEIDGLKVIGEADNKGGVVSFVIDGVHPHDMATLMDQDGIAVRASHHCAMPVMQHFNVPATIRASFGVYNNFADIDRLIDSLNEAKDMLL, from the coding sequence ATGAAAGCAAAGTTTGCTGAAATTCGCGAACAGTTTCCGATTCTGCGGCAGGAAGAGAATGGGCAATCACTGGTTTATCTGGACAATGGCGCCACTTCGCAAAAGCCGGAACGGGTTATCAAAGCGGTAGACGATTACTATCGCTGGCAGAATGCCAATGTACACCGCGGTGTGTATGGCTTGAGCGAACGTGCCACGGAGCTGTATGAAGGCGCTCGTGAAACGGCACGCCAATTCCTGAATGCAAAATCGACGCGCGAAATCGTTTTCGTTCGCGGTGTCACCGAAGCGATCAATCTGGTTGCGCAATCCTGGGCGCGTGCCAATCTGAAAGCCGGTGATGAGGTTATTATCACCGAAATGGAACACCACTCGAATATTGTTCCATGGCAGCTGTTACGCGACCAGATCGGTATCCGCCTGTCGGTGCTGCGCATCAATCAGAAGGGGGAAGTCTGCCTGAATGCGTTGAAAGGCATGGTTTCGGAAAAAACCAAACTGCTGGCCGTGACTCAGATGTCGAACGCTTTGGGAACCATTAACCCGGTGAAGGAAATGGCGGAAATCGCCCGTTCGGTTGGCGCGAAAGTTCTGGTCGACGGCGCTCAGGCGACACCGCATATGCAGGTTGATGTACAGGATATCGATTGTGACTTTTACGCGCTGTCCGGCCATAAAATGTATGGCCCGACCGGCATCGGCGTGTTGTATGCCAAGGAAGCTCTTCTGGAAGCCATGCCGCCTTATCAGGGTGGTGGGGATATGATCTACTCGGTCACCTTCGATAAGACCGAATACAATGTGTTGCCTTATAAGTTCGAGGCCGGCACGCCACATATTGAAGGGGCGATCGGTCTGGGCGAGGCGATGAAGTTTCTGCAGGATATCGGCCTGGATGAGATTGCGGCCTATGAAGCCGAGTTGTTGACCTATGCGACCGAGCGTCTCAAAGAGATCGATGGCTTGAAGGTGATCGGCGAAGCGGACAATAAAGGCGGCGTAGTCTCTTTTGTGATTGACGGTGTTCATCCGCACGATATGGCGACGCTGATGGATCAGGATGGGATTGCCGTGCGCGCCAGCCACCATTGCGCCATGCCGGTGATGCAGCACTTTAATGTTCCAGCGACGATCCGCGCCTCTTTCGGTGTTTACAATAACTTTGCGGACATTGACCGCTTGATCGATTCACTGAATGAAGCCAAGGATATGCTGCTGTAA